A stretch of Aspergillus nidulans FGSC A4 chromosome VI DNA encodes these proteins:
- a CDS encoding transcription factor domain-containing protein (transcript_id=CADANIAT00010466) codes for MRVSVSCDACRQAKVKCVHDGSPPCRRCQRLSRHPCHLTEPRSRSSLSLSSLSPRRTPRAQRTRPTPISSIPSIPSNSSILPDPSHRSDSSNPSNSLNSSNLSSSRAETPFSSLRSTTLIAACDLYRRKFPVVNFLHYPSLIADLARDAATVEPVFLAALLSLCARFMSDPALRPSETYAEYARTQLAHRSFESPSLPLAQSLVMISLYEWGTGRPYRAWMYSGMATYMIQSLLKTADDHMEHLPEDFHTHADTRIAYEQLVRTYWCCFAQDCELSSGARQHFALSFRQISVPLPMRDSDFNFGQAAQRLTPADINGAVAGGVRLGIEHGLTIVTRGFDIFVRILRFANESRRDRARGAVRSSASMWASLKEELDEWRALQDTTVRYPETSAPAHVALGYGELFAYINLVYFMSILFLDRDRFLASPRTPDSSGQLDSDGDTIDRLFATAQHIGAILSSLESCATPVITPYAGFSVFVAAHINMYGTVSPTRYPGGLERAEQEKKSNLEYLERLCRFWDVGTSWWRTLQEANRFYESARSHQGLESQSSDHLTLAGTFDEYGDIRISRPDHSTSTSRGGTSPVEHGAPTAVRNRGNSVLDAEQGAPGVYDLEAEMMQWPFLDENWSVGFATGYENTWPGLG; via the exons ATGCGTGTTTCTGTCTCCTGCGATGCCTGTAGAcaggccaaggtcaagtGCGTGCACGACGGAAGCCCGCCTTGTCGTCGGTGTCAGCGTTTGAGCCGGCATCCGTGTCACCTGACTGAgcctcgctctcgctcctcgctctcactctCTTCGCTTTCCCCTCGACGGACCCCGCGAGCTCAACGAACACGACCAACACCAATTTCATCAATTCCATCGATTCCATCAAATTCATCAATTCTACCAGATCCTTCGCATCGTTCAGACTCATCGAACCCATCGAATTCATTGAATTCTTCAAATTTATCGTCTTCGCGAGCAGAAAcacccttctcctctcttcgATCAACAACGCTTATTGCCGCCTGCGACCTCTACCGCAGGAAATTCCCCGTTGTCAACTTCTTGCACTACCCATCTCTGATTGCTGACCTTGCCCGCGATGCCGCGACTGTTGAGCCCGTCTTCCTGGCGGCTCTTCTCTCGCTCTGTGCTCGCTTCATGAGCGATCCAGCTCTGAGGCCGTCAGAGACATACGCGGAATATGCCCGCACCCAGCTGGCTCATCGTTCCTTCGAGTCGCCCTCTCTCCCGCTCGCGCAGTCGCTCGTTATGATCTCGTTGTATGAATGGGGCACTGGCCGGCCGTATCGGGCGTGGATGTACAGCGGAATGGCCACGTATATGATCCAATCGCTGCTGAAGACGGCCGACGATCATATGGAACACTTGCCAGAAGACTTTCACACGCATGCAGATACCCGAATCGCTTACGAACAGCTCGTCCGGACGTACTGGTGTTGTTTCGCGCAGGACTGCGAGCTGAGCTCTGGCGCGCGACAGCATTTTGCCCTCTCTTTTCGCCAGATCTCGGTACCCCTGCCGATGCGTGACTCAGATTTCAATTTCGGCCAAGCTGCTCAGAGACTGACGCCGGCGGATATAAACGGCGCTGTTGCGGGGGGAGTCCGGTTGGGAATCGAGCATGGGTTAACAATCGTGACACGCGGGTTTGATATCTTCGTGCGGATCCTGCGTTTTGCGAACGAGAGCCGGCGTGACCGTGCTCGTGGGGCAGTGCGGTCGTCGGCGTCAATGTGGGCGTCATTaaaggaggagctggatgaaTGGAGGGCTTTACAGGATACTACGGTCCGGTATCCGGAGACCAGTGCACCCGCTCATGTTGCGCTTGGGTACGGAGAGCTGTTTGCGTACATTAACCTGGTATACTTCATGAG catcctcttcctcgaccGCGACCGATTCCTCGCCAGCCCCAGAACCCCTGACAGCTCAGGCCAACTGGATTCTGATGGCGACACGATCGACCGTCTCTTTGCGACTGCACAGCACATTGGAGCGATCCTCTCGTCCCTAGAGAGCTGCGCAACGCCCGTCATTACCCCTTATGCGGGGTTCAGCGTTTTCGTTGCCGCGCATATCAACATGTACGGTACGGTGTCTCCGACACGCTACCCCGGCGGACTCGAGCGCgcagagcaggagaagaagtcgaaCCTCGAATACCTAGAACGGCTGTGTCGGTTCTGGGATGTAGGGACCAGCTGGTGGCGCACCCTGCAAGAGGCAAACCGGTTCTACGAGAGCGCGCGCTCACACCAGGGCCTGGAGTCGCAATCTAGTGACCATCTGACTCTGGCTGGAACATTTGACGAGTACGGCGATATCCGTATCTCCCGGCCGGATCATTCGACCTCCACTTCCCGAGGAGGCACCTCGCCCGTCGAGCACGGTGCCCCCACGGCGGTCAGAAACAGGGGAAACTCAGTCCTGGATGCCGAGCAGGGTGCGCCGGGTGTCTACGATCTAGAGGCAGAGATGATGCAGTGGCCTTTTCTCGACGAGAACTGGTCCGTGGGATTTGCGACGGGGTACGAGAATACTTGGCCAGGGCTGGGCTAA
- a CDS encoding uncharacterized protein (transcript_id=CADANIAT00010467), whose protein sequence is MAFDGKNDSGFALARGMWAANAIAAVILILRVFAKIKLRQFRFDDVLMVVAWAMTLAATVMLQKSVEHGFGTNLELLVGTSDLKVVLKSIAIEIPLVTISTGFARSAFALYIIAILGSKRKYQIPLWTVMLLQLAGNIVSGVLPLSICEDVRILWDATIKTHCGDSASVIKFAYFSSAVNTASDLFLAVFPTVIFWNLNLRLRIKIGLIVLMSLGILAMIASIIKTTKYGDIPGITNLGATGGIELIRWGFAENLIIIITSSVPCIRPLLISSVRKISSAAKSRSYELSGPFSGNKSKGRGYTGRDGETGERDVEGDQDLPDEADSIERILRDAEDRERNREMRRGITKQVEVRVLSQHSPSLHSSQGSGSPSQSNCKKRDDMTQYCPLCTLYSTVHRSMLHGSHAIQA, encoded by the exons ATGGCTTTCGACGGCAAGAATGATTCGGGCTTCGCCCTGGCTCGCGGGATGTGGGCGGCCAACGCCATCGCCGCTGTGATATTGATTTTGCGAGTATTTGCAAAGATCAAGCTGCGCCAGTTCCGTTTTGACGACGTCCTGATGGTCGTAGCTTGG GCCATGACCCTTGCCGCGACCGTCATGCTCCAAAAATCGGTCGAGCACGGTTTCGGTACGAATCTCGAGCTGCTGGTTGGCACGTCAGACCTCAAGGTTGTCCTCAAATCCATCGCGATCGAGATCCCGCTTGTCACAATCAGCACGGGCTTTGCCCGTTCGGCGTTCGCGCTGTACATTATCGCCATCTTGGGCAGTAAGCGCAAGTACCAGATCCCGCTCTGGACAGTcatgctgctccagctcgCCGGCAATATCGTGTCGGGCGTCCTGCCGTTGAGTATCTGCGAAGATGTCCGGATCCTGTGGGATGCCACGATTAAGACGCACTGTGGTGACAGTGCGTCCGTCATCAAGTTCGCCTATTTCTCGTCTG CCGTCAACACAGCCAGTGACCTCTTCCTTGCCGTCTTCCCGACAGTGATCTTTTGGAACCTCAACCTGCGACTGCGCATCAAAATCGGCTTGATCGTGCTGATGTCCCTGGGCATCCTGGCCATGATCGCGTCGATTATCAAGACTACCAAATACGGCGATATCCCCGGCATCACCAACCTTGGAGCGACCGGCGGCATCGAGCTCATCCGCTGGGGCTTCGCCGAGAACctgattattattatcacATCGTCCGTTCCGTGTATCCGTCCTCTGCTGATCTCCTCCGTGCGGAAGatctccagcgccgcaaAATCACGGTCTTATGAGCTCAGCGGTCCATTCTCCGGCAACAAAAGTAAAGGAAGGGGGTATACCGGTCGTGACGGGGAGACGGGTGAGCGTGATGTCGAGGGCGATCAGGATCTGCCCGATGAGGCGGATAGCATTGAACGGATTCTCCGCGATGCGGAGGATCGCGAGCGCAAcagggagatgaggaggggcATCACCAAGCAGGTTGAAGTGAGGGTTCTGTCGCAACATAGCCCGAGTCTACACTCGTCGCAAGGGAGTGGGAGT CCATCGCAGTCCAACTGTAAGAAGCGCGATGACATGACTCAGTACTGTCCGCTATGCACACTCTATTCTACTGTACATCGCTCCATGCTCCACGGTTCG CATGCCATCCAAGCCTAG
- a CDS encoding putative isoamyl alcohol oxidase (transcript_id=CADANIAT00010468): protein MKAVWIAALLFGATATAAPAASSSNTSCHCLPGDACWPSAAKWNALNSTVGGRLIATVPIGSVCHEPTYDAEACAQLQEDWNLPQTHYVSSSSIMQQFFTNRSCDPFDEDSSCELGNYVSYAVDVASSADVVAAIKFAQQNNIRLVIKNTGHDYLGRSTGAGALSVWTHHLNSIEYLDWSDSTYSGPAYKLGSGVMGYEVLEATHAQGYVLVGGECPTVGLAGGYTQGGGHSALSTTFGLGADQTLAFEVVTANGRVVTASRTKNTDLYWALSGGGAGNWGVVLSVTVKAYKSAPVSGAYLAFTTSNLSEDVYTKALTQFHELLPAMVDAGTTVIYQILPGYFLIKPLTAYNKTTAEVKAVLAPFLSALDGLSIQYSVSYTEYETYYDHYEKYMGPLPNGNLEVGTFTYGGRLLPRSVVESDAASIAQVLYNFTSQNVVAVGVGLNVSNTNDVDNAIFAPWRKALVTMQFGITLGNEKPWSQILADQQTVTNELAPQLEALTPGSGTYENESNFLQPNWKQVFFGENYDKLAKIKKKWDPNTFFYSFKGVGSDYWTVSESGRMCKA from the exons ATGAAGGCCGTCTGGATTGCTGCCCTGCTCTTCGGTGCCACCGCGACCGCGGCTCCGGCCGCAAGCTCCAGCAACACATCCTGCCACTGTCTCCCTGGAGACGCCTGCTGGCCGTCGGCTGCCAAGTGGAATGCGCTCAACAGCACAGTCGGCGGACGGTTGATCGCCACTGTGCCGATCGGATCGGTTTGCCACGAGCCCACCTATGATGCGGAAGCGTGCGCGCAGTTGCAGGAAGACTGGAATCTGCCGCAGACTCA CTAtgtctcttcttcatcgatcATGCAGCAGTTCTTCACCAATCGCAGCTGCGATCCCTTTGATGAGGATTCGTCGTGCGAGCTGGGCAACTATGTCAGCTACGCTGTCGACGTCGCGTCAAGCGCTGATGTCGTTGCTGCCATTAAGTTCGCTCAGCAGAACAACATCCGTCTTGTAATTAAGAATACTGGTCATGA CTACCTGGGCCGCTCTACCGGCGCGGGCGCGCTCTCTGTTTGGACGCACCATCTCAATAGCATTGAGTACCTTGATTGGTCCGACTCCACCTACTCAGGACCCGCCTATAAATTGGGCAGTGGCGTCATGGGCTACGAGGTCCTCGAGGCCACCCATGCCCAGGGCTATGTGCTGGTCGGTGGCGAGTGCCCTACCGTCGGCCTGGCAGGCGGCTACACGCAAGGAGGAGGCCACTCGGCCCTGAGCACCACCTTCGGTCTGGGTGCTGACCAGACCCTGGCTTTTGAAGTGGTCACGGCCAACGGGCGTGTCGTTACGGCCTCACGCACGAAGAACACTGACCTCTACTGGGCCCTCAGCGGTGGTGGCGCCGGCAACTGGGGCGTCGTTCTCTCAGTCACTGTCAAGGCGTACAAGAGCGCGCCCGTTTCAGGGGCGTACCTGGCCTTCACCACCTCCAACCTGTCTGAAGACGTCTATACCAAGGCTCTGACGCAGTTCCACGAGCTGCTGCCTGCCATGGTCGACGCCGGAACGACCGTGATCTACCAAATCCTGCCCGGCTACTTCCTCATCAAGCCATTGACTGCGTACAACAAGACGACCGCCGAGGTCAAGGCTGTTCTCGCGCCCTTCCTCTCTGCGCTCGACGGTCTCTCTATCCAGTACTCTGTCTCTTACACTGAGTACGAGACCTACTACGACCACTATGAGAAGTATATGGGCCCTCTGCCAAACGGTAACCTCGAAGTCGGCACCTTCACGTACGGCGGCCGTCTCCTTCCCCGCTCGGTCGTCGAGTCTGATGCTGCTTCTATTGCTCAGGTTCTGTACAATTTCACCTCGCAGAATGTCGTCGCCGTCGGTGTAGGTCTCAATGTCTCCAACACCAACGATGTCGACAACGCCATCTTTGCTCCTTGGCGCAAAGCCCTCGTCACTATGCAGTTCGGTATCACCCTCGGCAACGAGAAGCCCTGGTCCCAGATCTTGGCTGATCAGCAGACGGTCACTAATGAACTTGCGCCCCAGCTTGAGGCTCTCACTCCTGGGTCCGGGACCTACGAGAACGAGtccaacttcctccagcCGAACTGGAAGCAGGTCTTCTTTGGTGAAAACTACGATAAACTAgccaagatcaagaagaagtgGGACCCCAACACCTTCTTTTACTCCTTCAAGGGCGTCGGCAGTGACTACTGGACCGTCTCCGAATCTGGCCGGATGTGCAAGGCCTGA
- a CDS encoding uncharacterized protein (transcript_id=CADANIAT00010469) produces MSENPKGINLSPENLKCEEYQLRITQLEAQIQDMSADHDQSTKAIKDLTSELRQQQVITEKHSDELKLRDETIEALRGELSACREEQKLNNVTTGPQDGLQSLTATKWHAPKEDRYARDELFKIGDRIRQWARNNSASFTDLDGVATSDTDSAVKYLSGYCAVRDWKALINKFPVSKDKAPALLVQAILAKDLFERLFKDPFFAFIAIERDEAMPRPAQMRVLQDGITRVSNDDAHIWRSQTIRSLSTAKDPETQPFLAARIEPVCRQFISELLSSPIRFLLRTSEKSTQSYNKWVEELLSLYKVAAQLALILWGQRASIAVRTLDELPLFRIGDEEVSAHRLHHLDEEDTRLDGKKALLLVQPAILAFGSESAEHYDQHKVWAPAVVLLDTQ; encoded by the exons ATGTCAGAGAACCCGAAAGGAATTAATCTATCGCCAGAGAATTTAAAGTGCGAAGAATATCAGCTCAGGATAACTCAGCTCGAAGCCCAAATCCAAGATATGAGCGCGGATCATGATCAAAGCACCAAGGCAATCAAAGACCTAACAAGCGAGCTACGTCAGCAGCAAGTCATCACAGAGAAGCATTCTGACGAGCTAAAACTCCGAGATGAGACTATTGAGGCTCTTCGAGGAGAGCTTTCTGCTTGTCGCGAAGAACAGAAGCTAAATAACGTAACAACCGGTCCTCAAGATGGCCTGCAGTCATTAACGGCCACCAAATGGCACGCGCCCAAAGAGGATCGCTACGCAAGAGATGAGCTCTTCAAAATAGGAGATAGAATTCGGCAGTGGGCTAGAAACAACAGTGCGTCATTTACTGATCTGGACGGTGTGGCGACAAGTGATACAGATTCCGCTGTAAAGTACCTAAGCGGTTACTGTGCTGTTAGGGACTGGAAGGCGCTGATCAACAAGTTTCCTGTCTCCAAAGACAAGGCCCCAGCGCTTCTTGTGCAAGCCATTTTGGCCAAGGACCTGTTTGAAAGGTTGTTCAAAGACCCTTTTTTTGCTTTCATCGCAATTGAACGCGACGAGGCGATGCCACGGCCAGCGCAAATGCGTGTACTTCAGGACGGCATAACGAGAG TCAGCAATGACGACGCCCATATCTGGCGTTCTCAAACCATCCGCAGTCTTTCCACTGCAAAAGATCCAGAAACCCAGCCGTTTCTCGCAGCCCGAATCGAACCAGTTTGCAGGCAGTTTATATCAGAACTCCTTTCTAGCCCAATTCGCTTCCTACTTCGTACTAGCGAGAAATCTACACAAAGCTATAACAAGTGGGTCGAAGAGCTACTCTCTTTATACAAAGTGGCAGCGCAGCTTGCACTTATACTATGGGGACAGCGAGCTTCCATAGCTGTTCGGACACTGGATGAGCTACCACTATTCAGGATAGGGGACGAAGAGGTTAGCGCCCACCGATTGCATCatctggacgaagaagacacCAGGCTAGATGGGAAGAAGGCGCTGTTACTGGTCCAACCAGCCATATTGGCTTTCGGCTCTGAAAGCGCCGAACACTATGACCAGCATAAAGTATGGGCGCCGGCTGTTGTGCTGCTTGACACTCAATAG